A genomic segment from Actinoplanes sichuanensis encodes:
- a CDS encoding TetR/AcrR family transcriptional regulator: MTSETPPRRGRGRRPAAEVRAGVLRAAADLLLGEGIKAVTFDRVAAAAGSSKVTLYKWWPSAGALAAEAYFTHSAPRLEFPDTGDLRADLITQMRAFVRLLTAGGAGPVIAGLIGVAQTDPELSAAFSRHYSRPRRALALTTFEKARDRGELRPDVDLTLLVDQLWGACYHRLLVPDEPLTEDFAVALVDNALDGARPR; encoded by the coding sequence GTGACGTCTGAAACCCCGCCCCGCCGAGGCCGCGGACGCCGGCCCGCCGCCGAAGTCCGCGCCGGTGTCCTGCGCGCCGCCGCCGACCTGCTGCTCGGCGAGGGCATCAAGGCGGTCACCTTCGACCGGGTCGCGGCGGCCGCCGGATCCAGCAAGGTCACCCTCTACAAATGGTGGCCGTCAGCCGGCGCCCTCGCCGCCGAGGCCTACTTCACCCACAGCGCGCCCCGACTGGAGTTCCCCGACACCGGCGACCTGCGCGCCGACCTGATCACGCAGATGCGCGCCTTCGTCCGCCTGCTCACCGCGGGCGGCGCCGGACCGGTCATCGCCGGGCTCATCGGCGTCGCCCAGACCGACCCGGAACTGTCCGCGGCCTTCTCCCGGCACTACTCCCGACCGCGCCGGGCGCTGGCGCTGACCACCTTCGAGAAGGCCCGCGACCGCGGTGAACTGCGCCCCGACGTCGACCTCACCCTGCTCGTCGACCAACTGTGGGGCGCCTGCTACCACCGCCTGCTCGTCCCGGACGAGCCGCTGACCGAGGACTTCGCCGTGGCCCTGGTCGACAACGCCCTCGACGGCGCCCGGCCCCGCTGA
- a CDS encoding DUF3885 domain-containing protein, whose product MDPTELDAAWRAAWSGCPPVAGRLRAWYPGLAVRFHTLPNAQRYATSASERAEILRRHHALLEMVFEDAEPVWDGLIAVTCSWSDSPVPTPRDDAVASTTPDAAYWRSENLATDPDLDSWQHHHISRLPLLGTSLDRLLLCVADDLTDGVLLTSAACASVYHPYDGGMDVFVPTADARDRLTSTFAAWLPPRARP is encoded by the coding sequence ATGGACCCCACCGAACTGGACGCGGCCTGGCGTGCCGCCTGGAGCGGCTGCCCGCCGGTCGCCGGCCGACTGCGCGCCTGGTATCCCGGGCTCGCGGTCCGCTTCCACACCCTGCCGAACGCACAGCGGTACGCGACGTCCGCATCGGAGCGTGCCGAGATCCTGCGCCGCCACCATGCCCTCCTCGAGATGGTCTTCGAGGACGCCGAGCCCGTCTGGGACGGACTGATCGCGGTCACCTGCTCCTGGTCCGATTCGCCGGTGCCGACTCCCCGCGACGACGCGGTGGCGTCCACCACGCCGGACGCGGCCTACTGGCGGAGCGAGAACCTGGCTACCGACCCGGACCTCGACTCCTGGCAACACCACCACATCTCACGACTGCCCCTGCTCGGAACCTCACTCGACCGGCTGCTGCTCTGTGTGGCCGACGACCTGACCGACGGCGTCCTGCTGACCAGCGCCGCCTGCGCGTCGGTCTACCACCCCTACGACGGCGGCATGGACGTGTTCGTCCCGACCGCCGACGCCCGTGACCGGCTCACCTCCACGTTCGCCGCCTGGCTGCCGCCGCGTGCCCGGCCCTAA